A single Phragmites australis chromosome 4, lpPhrAust1.1, whole genome shotgun sequence DNA region contains:
- the LOC133915431 gene encoding uncharacterized protein LOC133915431: MTGLPTTSAAQTREEENREQKTAEKTKEKKRKRTMVLPTDPMLWHKVAAVSGVAALGLGTYGAHMFRPKNPAYKEVWHTASLYHLVHTAALLGAPITKRPNVFGGLLTAGIVLFSGTCYTVAYLEDRKFSSPAPLGGFAFIAAWASLLL; the protein is encoded by the exons ATGACTGGACTGCCGACGACCAGCGCAGCGCAGacgagggaggaggagaacagggAGCAGAAGACAGCGGAGAAGacgaaagagaagaagaggaaaaggacGATGGTGTTGCCGACGGATCCGATGCTGTGGCACAAGGTGGCCGCCGTCTCCG GGGTCGCCGCTCTGGGGCTCGGCACCTACGGCGCGCACATGTTCCGCCCCAAGAACCCCGCGTACAAAGAG GTTTGGCACACGGCGTCCCTGTACCATCTTGTCCACACCGCGGCGCTGCTCGGAGCTCCGATCACCAAGCGCCCCAACGTT TTTGGAGGGCTCCTCACTGCTGGAATCGTGCTCTTCTCTGGAAC GTGCTACACTGTGGCTTATCTTGAAGACAGGAAGTTTTCTTCACCAGCGCCACTGGGTGGCTTTGCGTTCATCGCCGCTTGGGCCAGTCTTCTCTTATAA
- the LOC133915432 gene encoding glucan endo-1,3-beta-glucosidase 4-like, translating to MYSSLPPNAGRVKNWDLKKQATIRMTLLLYLILHILAASAQQDDHNWEKQWCIADEQTPDDVLQQALNWACGPGGADCTMIEPNKSCYLPNTVRNHASYAFNSYWQKFKKHGGTCYFNAAAIVTDLDPSHNSCHFELAA from the exons ATGTATTCTTCCTTACCACCAAATGCAGGCAGAGTGAAGAATTGGGATCTCAAGAAGCAAGCCACAATAAGGATGACACTGCTTCTTTATTTGATCCTACACATCCTTGCAGCGTCGGCTCAGCAAG ATGATCACAATTGGGAGAAGCAATGGTGCATAGCAGATGAGCAAACACCAGATGATGTCCTGCAGCAAGCTCTTAACTGGGCGTGTGGTCCTGGTGGTGCAGACTGCACCATGATTGAACCAAACAAATCTTGTTATCTTCCCAATACCGTCAGAAACCATGCATCCTATGCCTTCAACAGCTACTGGCAAAAATTTAAGAAACATGGTGGTACTTGCTACTTCAATGCAGCTGCAATCGTCACCGACCTAGATCCAA GTCACAATTCTTGTCATTTTGAGCTGGCAGCCTGA